In the genome of Hymenobacter cellulosivorans, one region contains:
- a CDS encoding DUF7079 family protein: MASLSSSEIQRRKPVWIALSEFYLDTELERNDIARIRSVIVESGYSKQQVLAMNYNEVAPIVIANTLGVAGVWSEFDQQWLVESILERLNRKFLKMSIPGLQWLFRRYIDLFSKKYLRQIFVES; encoded by the coding sequence ATGGCGAGCTTAAGTAGTAGTGAAATTCAACGTAGAAAGCCAGTGTGGATAGCACTATCCGAGTTTTATCTGGATACCGAGTTGGAGCGAAACGATATTGCCCGTATCCGTTCTGTAATAGTGGAAAGCGGCTACAGCAAGCAGCAGGTTTTGGCGATGAACTACAACGAGGTAGCTCCAATCGTAATAGCGAATACCTTGGGTGTTGCAGGAGTTTGGTCGGAGTTTGATCAGCAGTGGCTGGTGGAATCCATTCTAGAACGATTAAATCGGAAATTCTTAAAAATGAGTATTCCGGGTTTACAGTGGTTGTTCAGGCGGTATATTGATTTGTTCAGTAAAAAATACCTTCGCCAGATATTTGTTGAAAGCTAA
- a CDS encoding NUDIX hydrolase: MNTRQEVLDFVHHGAERFLPHLSIDCAIFGYHDHELKTLLIRHHGQENWSLPGGYIGRHETLTEAAHRILAEKTQLTGLFLQQFYTFGDSATRMNNIKTEQTHNTTYSKVGVSLSPGHWLSERTLSIGYYALVDYLQVVVTPEFLVDEYCWLNVADIPELVYDHNEIIQKALLTLRAHIFQQPIGYNLLRDKFTLPEIHSLYETILCRQIDRRNFRKKLLTLGLIRQLDEQKKIGPHRSPFLYEFDLENYSRALEDGSILTF; this comes from the coding sequence ATGAATACCCGTCAGGAAGTCCTGGATTTTGTGCACCACGGCGCAGAGCGGTTTTTGCCCCATCTTTCCATCGACTGCGCCATTTTTGGCTACCACGACCATGAGCTCAAAACGCTGCTGATCCGGCACCACGGGCAGGAAAACTGGAGCCTGCCCGGCGGTTACATCGGGCGCCACGAAACCCTGACCGAAGCGGCCCACCGCATCCTGGCCGAGAAAACGCAACTCACGGGCTTGTTCCTGCAGCAGTTCTATACCTTCGGTGACAGCGCCACCCGGATGAACAACATCAAGACCGAGCAGACCCACAACACGACCTACTCCAAAGTAGGCGTCAGCCTCAGCCCGGGGCACTGGCTGTCGGAACGCACTTTGTCTATTGGCTACTACGCCCTGGTCGACTACCTGCAGGTAGTCGTGACACCCGAGTTTTTGGTCGATGAGTACTGCTGGCTCAACGTGGCCGACATTCCCGAACTGGTCTACGACCACAACGAAATCATTCAGAAAGCTCTGCTAACCTTGCGGGCCCATATTTTTCAGCAGCCCATTGGCTACAACCTGCTGCGGGACAAGTTTACCCTGCCCGAAATTCACTCCCTCTACGAAACCATCCTGTGCCGGCAGATTGACCGGCGCAACTTCCGCAAGAAGCTTCTCACCCTGGGCCTGATCCGGCAGCTCGACGAGCAGAAGAAAATCGGGCCCCACCGCTCTCCTTTCTTATATGAGTTTGACCTGGAGAATTACAGCCGGGCCTTAGAAGACGGCTCGATTTTGACTTTTTAG
- a CDS encoding SusC/RagA family TonB-linked outer membrane protein: MLLTAGSLQTFVASAAPGRPVSRASQQPGKLADIRVAGRVTQANGEGLPGVTVVVKGSTQGTSTDATGNFSLDVPEGSVLVFSFVGYSRREVPVTEATTSFNVTLSEDAQALKEVVVVGYGTQERQSVTGAVASVSGRDIATQPVADAAQAIQGRAAGVQVVSNSGAPGGGGTSVRVRGITSAGNNSPLYVVDGFPLPSAVDGNGNATGNELNSINPNDIESIDVLKDASATAIYGVRAANGVVIITTKRGKAGVSSINLDAYVGTQQVWRQIPLLNAQEFAQLNNEARRNGGLDVIPKYANPGALGAGTNWLDEIFRPAKMQNYAISATGGSEKARYAASAGYFQQDGTIINSSFQRFTLRANGEVQLSKALKIGNTLGLTHQEEQTLNNENNEFSGVIQLALQAPPTAPAFNPDGSYYEFTSADNYGEENPVTAARRPQIKNNRNRVTSTFYAELEPLKGLRLRTNVGTDLQFLQGDQFFPSIVGSSKYPTSQATANSSSNYSPSYLIENTLTYDKLIGSNHQFSLLLGQSAQQFDNFYLGGSRIGYSTNNLTILDRGPVNSQLSNNGGNSRTRLASYFGRANYEFAGKYLFQAILRYDGSSAFSPDNQFGVFPGASAGWRISEEEFLKDNTYLSNLKLRVGYGKVGNPLNAGTFAYLTTINSTPQSNNGVPGTGYVFGSGSQSQVIGGAPTRLQNADLRWENNEQINLGIDVGLWKNRVSGSIDLYRRTSPNLIAAVPVTYVSGTSESINTNAASATNRGIDLAITTNNFVGEAGGLTWSTSLNVSAYSNEITSLGAGKPFDGQNTRGGGNLVRYEAGVPFGSFYGYVADGLFQTTEDVKNHAVQVAGTDPTKSTAPGDIRFKDLNNDGIINADDRTFIGDPNPDFTYGLNNTLGFKGFDLNVFLQGSQGNDVYNLNRYYTEGGLYGASNASTITLDRWTGPGTSNDIPRAVAGDPNQNLRISSHYLEDGSYLRLKLLTLGYTLPATLASKIYTQRLRIYVSSQNLLTFTNYKGFDPELGNQGGSFGVDRGVYPQARTFLAGINIGF, encoded by the coding sequence GTGCTACTTACGGCAGGTAGCCTGCAAACGTTTGTGGCCTCCGCGGCTCCGGGGCGGCCAGTTAGCCGGGCCAGCCAGCAGCCCGGTAAGCTAGCCGATATCCGCGTTGCCGGCCGCGTGACGCAAGCCAACGGGGAAGGCCTGCCCGGCGTCACGGTCGTAGTGAAAGGTAGCACTCAGGGCACTAGTACCGATGCAACTGGTAACTTTAGCCTGGATGTGCCCGAGGGTAGCGTTTTGGTATTCAGCTTTGTGGGGTATTCACGCCGCGAAGTGCCAGTAACGGAAGCTACTACCAGCTTCAACGTGACTTTGAGCGAGGACGCTCAGGCGCTGAAGGAAGTAGTGGTAGTAGGCTATGGTACCCAGGAGCGGCAGAGCGTGACGGGAGCTGTAGCCTCGGTATCGGGGCGCGACATAGCAACCCAGCCCGTCGCCGATGCGGCCCAGGCCATTCAGGGCCGGGCGGCGGGCGTGCAGGTAGTGTCCAACTCCGGCGCGCCGGGCGGGGGCGGAACCTCGGTGCGGGTGCGCGGTATTACTTCGGCCGGTAACAACTCCCCACTCTACGTGGTAGATGGCTTTCCGCTGCCCTCAGCCGTGGATGGCAATGGCAACGCAACCGGCAACGAACTGAACAGCATTAACCCCAACGACATTGAAAGCATTGATGTACTGAAAGATGCCTCCGCCACGGCTATTTACGGGGTGCGGGCTGCTAACGGGGTTGTTATTATTACCACGAAGCGGGGCAAAGCTGGCGTGTCTTCTATCAACCTGGATGCCTACGTAGGTACTCAGCAGGTGTGGCGCCAGATTCCGCTACTCAATGCTCAGGAGTTTGCCCAGCTCAACAACGAAGCGCGCCGCAACGGGGGCCTGGACGTGATACCGAAGTACGCTAACCCTGGCGCACTAGGAGCCGGCACCAACTGGCTCGACGAGATTTTCCGGCCGGCCAAGATGCAGAACTACGCCATTTCGGCCACCGGCGGCAGTGAAAAGGCCCGTTACGCGGCCAGCGCGGGGTATTTTCAGCAAGACGGCACCATTATCAACTCCAGCTTTCAGCGCTTTACGCTGCGGGCCAACGGGGAAGTGCAGCTCAGCAAGGCCCTGAAAATTGGTAATACGCTGGGACTTACGCACCAGGAAGAACAGACGCTCAACAACGAAAACAACGAGTTTTCGGGCGTTATTCAGTTGGCCTTGCAAGCCCCGCCCACGGCCCCGGCCTTCAACCCCGACGGCAGCTACTACGAGTTTACCAGCGCCGACAACTACGGCGAGGAAAACCCCGTGACAGCCGCCCGGCGCCCCCAGATCAAGAACAACCGTAACCGGGTTACTTCCACGTTCTACGCCGAACTGGAGCCGCTCAAAGGCCTGCGCCTGCGCACGAACGTGGGCACCGACCTGCAGTTTTTGCAGGGTGACCAGTTCTTCCCTTCCATTGTGGGCTCGTCGAAGTATCCCACGTCCCAGGCTACGGCCAACAGCAGCTCCAACTATAGCCCCAGCTACCTGATTGAAAATACGTTGACGTACGATAAGCTGATTGGTAGCAACCATCAGTTCAGCCTGCTGCTCGGGCAGTCGGCCCAGCAGTTCGACAACTTCTATCTGGGTGGTAGCCGCATCGGGTACAGCACCAACAATCTGACGATTCTGGACCGCGGGCCGGTGAATTCCCAGCTCAGCAACAACGGCGGTAACAGCCGCACCCGTCTGGCCAGCTACTTTGGCCGGGCCAACTACGAGTTTGCCGGCAAATACCTGTTCCAAGCCATTCTGCGCTACGACGGTTCTTCAGCCTTTTCTCCGGATAACCAATTTGGGGTGTTTCCCGGGGCCTCGGCCGGCTGGCGCATTTCGGAGGAGGAATTCCTGAAAGACAACACCTACCTGAGCAACCTGAAGCTGCGCGTGGGTTACGGCAAAGTGGGCAATCCGCTCAACGCGGGCACGTTTGCCTACCTGACCACCATCAACTCGACGCCGCAGTCGAACAACGGGGTGCCGGGCACGGGCTACGTATTCGGCTCCGGCAGCCAGTCGCAGGTAATCGGCGGGGCGCCGACGCGCCTGCAAAACGCGGATCTGCGCTGGGAAAATAACGAGCAGATTAACCTGGGTATCGACGTGGGACTGTGGAAAAACCGGGTTTCGGGCTCGATTGACCTCTACCGCCGCACCTCGCCCAACCTGATTGCGGCCGTGCCAGTAACGTACGTATCGGGGACCAGTGAGAGCATCAACACCAACGCTGCTTCGGCCACCAACCGCGGCATCGACCTGGCCATCACGACCAACAACTTCGTGGGCGAAGCCGGCGGCCTGACCTGGTCGACCTCGCTGAACGTGAGTGCCTATAGCAACGAAATTACCTCGCTCGGTGCCGGTAAGCCCTTCGACGGGCAAAATACTCGGGGCGGAGGCAACCTAGTGCGCTACGAAGCAGGCGTGCCGTTTGGCTCCTTCTATGGTTACGTGGCCGACGGCCTGTTCCAAACCACTGAGGACGTAAAAAACCACGCCGTGCAGGTGGCTGGCACTGACCCCACGAAGAGCACGGCTCCCGGCGACATCCGTTTCAAGGACCTCAACAACGACGGCATCATCAACGCCGATGACCGCACCTTTATCGGTGACCCGAACCCAGACTTTACCTACGGCCTGAACAATACGCTGGGCTTTAAGGGCTTCGATCTGAACGTCTTCCTGCAGGGCTCCCAGGGCAACGACGTGTACAACCTGAACCGCTATTATACCGAAGGCGGCCTCTACGGTGCTTCCAACGCCAGCACCATCACGCTGGACCGCTGGACCGGCCCGGGCACCAGCAACGACATTCCGCGGGCAGTGGCCGGTGACCCCAACCAGAACCTGCGCATCTCCTCGCACTACCTCGAAGACGGCTCTTACCTGCGCCTGAAGCTGCTCACGCTGGGCTACACGCTGCCTGCCACGCTGGCCAGCAAGATCTATACCCAGCGCCTGCGCATCTACGTGAGCAGCCAGAACCTGCTGACCTTCACCAACTACAAAGGCTTCGACCCCGAGCTGGGCAATCAGGGCGGCAGCTTCGGCGTCGACCGGGGCGTGTATCCGCAGGCCCGCACCTTCCTGGCCGGCATCAACATCGGCTTCTAG
- a CDS encoding RagB/SusD family nutrient uptake outer membrane protein: MLQKPTTLLRKNTLLLALSSLGLLSSCGKDFLDLQPRNAVTTEIFYKTQNDAIQATNAAYSQLSQNGMFNYSLWGIGDVMSDNSFLGGGGAADGVEFQQLDNFTIPATNPLTTSHWQRAYLGVGQANQVLARVPAIEMDAAIKNRCLGEAAFLRALYYFYLVRGFGDVPLVLTPPQSAAEAASLSRTPAAQVYAQIEKDLLDASTKLPASYTGDDLGRATKWSALGLLAKVYLTEKKMPEAAAQAKAVIAGSGKSLWTNYGDNFKVENENGQESLFEVQFKNGLSSYSTDGPGSVMNEFWGARFFGTPYVVSSGGYGFNIPEKEFVDGYEPGDLRKGPTVFVPGDKYPDGQVQPASLVGDPFGFNIRKFFVGTVNVNNWDSPLNVPILRLAEIYLILAEASGPTAEGLEAINKVRRRAFGLPINSPSAKDLTAATPNFDAAVLRERRYELAFEMDRWYDLKRTDNLVKTMNAQGKPAKDFNNLLPIPQSERNVNPNLTQNPGY, translated from the coding sequence ATGTTGCAAAAACCCACTACTCTCCTGCGTAAAAACACGCTGCTTTTGGCCCTGAGCTCCCTGGGCCTGCTCAGCAGCTGCGGCAAAGACTTTCTCGACCTGCAGCCCCGCAATGCCGTAACCACCGAAATCTTCTACAAAACCCAGAACGACGCCATTCAGGCCACCAACGCCGCCTACTCCCAGCTTAGCCAGAACGGGATGTTCAACTATTCGCTCTGGGGCATCGGCGACGTAATGTCGGACAACTCCTTCCTGGGAGGGGGCGGGGCCGCCGATGGCGTTGAGTTTCAGCAGCTCGACAACTTCACCATTCCGGCTACCAACCCGCTCACGACCAGCCACTGGCAGCGCGCTTACCTGGGCGTGGGGCAGGCCAACCAAGTGCTGGCCCGGGTGCCGGCCATTGAAATGGATGCCGCCATCAAAAACCGCTGCCTGGGCGAAGCAGCCTTTCTGCGGGCTCTGTACTACTTCTACCTCGTGCGGGGCTTCGGCGACGTACCTCTGGTGCTGACGCCCCCGCAGTCGGCCGCTGAAGCCGCCAGCCTGAGCCGCACGCCGGCCGCCCAGGTCTACGCCCAGATTGAGAAAGACCTGCTCGACGCCAGCACCAAGCTGCCTGCCTCCTACACCGGCGACGACCTGGGCCGGGCCACCAAGTGGTCGGCGCTGGGTTTGCTGGCCAAGGTGTATCTGACGGAGAAAAAAATGCCCGAGGCTGCCGCCCAAGCTAAGGCCGTTATTGCCGGTTCGGGCAAAAGCCTGTGGACCAACTACGGCGACAATTTCAAGGTGGAAAACGAGAACGGGCAGGAGTCCTTGTTTGAGGTGCAGTTCAAAAACGGCCTGAGCAGCTATTCTACCGACGGACCCGGCTCGGTCATGAACGAGTTCTGGGGAGCCCGCTTCTTCGGCACACCCTACGTCGTATCGTCGGGGGGCTACGGGTTTAACATTCCCGAGAAGGAGTTTGTGGACGGTTACGAGCCCGGCGACCTGCGCAAGGGTCCCACGGTGTTCGTGCCCGGCGACAAGTACCCCGACGGACAGGTGCAGCCTGCTTCCCTCGTCGGTGACCCATTTGGCTTCAACATCCGCAAGTTTTTTGTGGGCACCGTGAACGTGAACAACTGGGACTCGCCCCTGAACGTGCCCATTCTGCGCTTAGCGGAAATCTACCTGATTCTGGCCGAGGCCTCCGGCCCAACCGCCGAAGGCCTGGAGGCCATCAACAAGGTGCGGCGCCGCGCGTTTGGCTTGCCCATCAATTCGCCTTCGGCCAAAGACCTCACGGCCGCTACTCCCAACTTCGACGCGGCCGTGCTGCGGGAGCGGCGCTACGAGCTGGCCTTCGAAATGGACCGGTGGTATGACCTGAAGCGCACCGACAATCTCGTCAAGACGATGAATGCCCAGGGCAAACCCGCCAAAGACTTCAACAACCTGCTACCCATTCCGCAGTCGGAGCGCAATGTGAATCCGAATCTGACCCAAAACCCCGGCTACTAA
- a CDS encoding glycoside hydrolase family 3 C-terminal domain-containing protein, with protein sequence MLYKSPRFAALLGTAVCSAMMSVYVAQSKSSPTTKKPAPKENQQARLTANDDKVNALLSKLTLEEKIKMVHAVSSFNSGGVERLNIPELETSDGPHGVRFEHGRGWTAQKGVDDAGTYLPTNNTLASTWNPALGYAYGAVLGSEANYRGKDVILGPGINIIRAPLNGRNFEYLSEDPFLVSKMVVGYIKGVQDQGVSACVKHYAANNQEIHRNDVDVDMSERALREIYLPGFKAAVQEGGVNTLMGSYNKFRGTFATENAYLMNDILKKEWGFNGVVMSDWGSVHNTMNALRNGTDLEMGTDLVLAYQGTSQTSGSINKEKLSETVYDRFYLGNPALEAVKKDPSLQPLLDDKVRRILRIMYATNMLDGAKRKAGAYNTKEHQATALKVAEEGIVLLKNDGNILPLKKTVKSVAVIGANATRENAMGGGSAQVKAKYEITPLQGLKNALGTKAKITYAPGYKVARGQQADAKLIAEAVAAAKASEVAIIVGGWIHGFDYSVWDENAYDAESVDKPDMNMPFGQDELVKAVLKANPNTVVVLMGGGPIDVSAWAGQAKGIVEAWYPGMEGGNALAHILFGDVNPSGKLPLTFPVKLEDSPAHKLGEYPSTPGNPLKQFYKDDIFVGYRYFDTYKVAPQFAFGHGLSYTTFKYDKLTVTPGNQSATVKLTVTNTGKTAGAEVVQVYVHDDQAAVNRPEKELKGFDKVFLKPGESKTVTVNLDSNAFQYYDEGKKQWVLEPGKFDVLVGSSSRDIRLTSNVTL encoded by the coding sequence ATGCTTTACAAATCCCCCCGTTTTGCGGCTCTGCTGGGCACTGCCGTCTGTTCTGCCATGATGAGCGTCTACGTTGCCCAAAGCAAGTCGAGTCCGACTACCAAGAAGCCCGCGCCCAAGGAAAATCAGCAGGCTCGCCTTACCGCCAATGACGACAAGGTAAACGCCCTGCTCAGCAAGCTGACGCTGGAAGAGAAAATCAAGATGGTCCACGCCGTATCGTCGTTCAACTCGGGCGGTGTGGAACGGCTCAATATTCCCGAGCTGGAAACCTCCGACGGCCCGCACGGGGTGCGCTTCGAGCACGGCCGGGGCTGGACGGCCCAAAAAGGCGTGGACGACGCCGGCACGTATTTGCCGACCAACAACACCCTGGCCTCGACCTGGAACCCGGCCCTGGGCTATGCCTACGGCGCGGTGCTGGGTTCGGAAGCCAACTACCGCGGCAAAGACGTAATTCTGGGTCCCGGCATCAACATTATCCGGGCCCCCTTGAACGGGCGCAACTTCGAGTACCTGAGCGAAGACCCCTTCCTGGTGTCGAAAATGGTAGTGGGCTACATCAAGGGCGTGCAGGATCAGGGCGTGTCGGCCTGCGTGAAGCACTACGCGGCCAACAACCAGGAAATTCACCGCAACGACGTGGACGTGGATATGAGCGAGCGGGCCCTGCGCGAAATTTACCTGCCGGGCTTCAAGGCCGCAGTTCAGGAAGGTGGGGTGAACACGCTGATGGGTTCTTACAACAAGTTTCGCGGCACCTTTGCCACCGAAAATGCCTACCTGATGAACGACATCCTGAAAAAGGAGTGGGGCTTCAACGGGGTCGTCATGAGTGACTGGGGCTCGGTGCACAACACGATGAACGCCTTGCGCAACGGCACTGACCTGGAAATGGGCACCGACCTGGTGCTGGCCTACCAGGGCACCTCCCAGACTTCGGGCAGCATCAACAAGGAAAAGCTCAGCGAAACGGTTTACGACCGGTTTTACCTGGGCAATCCGGCCCTGGAAGCCGTGAAGAAAGACCCGAGCCTGCAGCCTCTGCTCGACGACAAGGTGCGCCGGATTCTGCGGATAATGTACGCTACCAACATGCTCGACGGGGCCAAGCGCAAGGCCGGCGCCTACAACACTAAGGAGCACCAGGCCACTGCTTTGAAAGTAGCCGAGGAGGGCATTGTGCTGCTCAAAAACGACGGCAACATTCTGCCCCTGAAGAAAACCGTGAAGAGCGTGGCTGTTATTGGGGCCAACGCTACCCGCGAAAATGCTATGGGCGGCGGCAGTGCCCAGGTGAAGGCCAAGTATGAAATTACGCCCCTGCAAGGCTTGAAAAACGCCCTGGGCACCAAGGCCAAGATTACCTACGCGCCCGGCTACAAAGTGGCGCGGGGCCAGCAGGCCGACGCCAAGCTGATTGCCGAAGCCGTAGCTGCCGCCAAAGCCTCGGAAGTGGCCATCATCGTCGGTGGCTGGATTCACGGCTTCGACTACAGCGTCTGGGATGAAAACGCCTACGACGCCGAAAGCGTGGACAAGCCCGACATGAACATGCCCTTCGGCCAGGACGAGCTGGTAAAGGCTGTGCTTAAGGCCAACCCCAACACGGTAGTCGTGCTCATGGGCGGCGGCCCGATTGACGTATCGGCCTGGGCCGGCCAAGCCAAAGGCATTGTGGAAGCCTGGTACCCCGGTATGGAAGGTGGCAACGCCCTGGCCCACATCCTGTTTGGCGACGTGAACCCCTCGGGTAAGCTGCCTCTGACGTTTCCGGTGAAGCTGGAAGACTCGCCGGCCCACAAGCTGGGCGAATACCCCAGCACGCCCGGCAACCCGCTCAAGCAGTTCTACAAGGACGACATCTTCGTGGGCTACCGGTACTTCGATACCTACAAAGTGGCTCCGCAGTTTGCCTTCGGCCACGGCCTGAGCTATACCACCTTCAAGTACGACAAGCTGACCGTAACGCCCGGCAACCAGAGTGCCACCGTGAAGCTGACCGTGACCAACACCGGCAAAACCGCCGGGGCCGAAGTGGTGCAGGTGTACGTGCACGACGACCAGGCTGCCGTGAATCGCCCCGAGAAGGAGCTCAAAGGCTTCGATAAGGTCTTCCTCAAGCCCGGCGAGTCGAAGACGGTGACCGTAAACCTCGACTCGAATGCTTTCCAGTACTACGACGAGGGCAAAAAGCAGTGGGTGCTGGAGCCGGGTAAGTTCGACGTACTCGTCGGCAGCTCCTCCCGCGACATTCGTCTCACCAGCAACGTGACCCTGTAA
- a CDS encoding TIM-barrel domain-containing protein translates to MGEYYFRACILAGAILLPAVTTLAQQALVQRQADGIIVHLPRRHDNDPRTVRLQVLSDQIIHVQASPQESIAAPPSLMVVEQPPTAVKWQYKEKKGVGTISTGALRATVSLSTGEVSFFDAQGQLVLQERPGGGKTFRPIVADGQPLYQLEQVFDSPEGEGLYGLGQHQNGVMNYRGQQVELAQNNTDVAVPFLVSSRNYGLLWDNYSITKVGDTRDYQPLSSLKLYAKDGTQGWLTATYVRKDKPTEVLIQRPESVLSYEYLEDQKNFPAGLKLGNTLVSWEGSIESGTAGLHHFLLKNAGYVKLYVDGKLQVDKWRQAWNPGTSVVALNLEAGRKYPIKLEWNPDGDESYLGLKWLSPLVGQSQHEFGLASEAGQSLDYYFVHGQNLDEVISGYRQLTGKAPMVPRWAMGLWQSRERYKTQQEMLDVAAEFRRRRIPIDNIVLDWSYWKPAEWGSQEFDPSRFPNPDGLIKTLHDEHNLHFMISVWAKFYEGIPAYRDFQSKGYLYPRNIANRTKDWIAPGYTSTFYDAFNPRARQAFWELMNTKLFTKGIDAWWMDASEPDIYSNTSVPTRKELMTPTFLGSATQYFNGFPLQNAKGIYEGQRQTAPNQRVFLLTRSGYAGSQRYAAAIWSGDIGSRWEDFRNQIPAGLNLSLSGIPYWTTDIGGFAVERRYEKPNAADLEEWRELQARWFQFGAFCPLFRVHGQYPFREMFNVAPETHPAYQSMLYYDQLRYRLMPYFYSLAGRVHHENYTLMRGLQMDFAADPNVRSIGSQYMCGPSLLVSPITDYQAREKSLYLPAGTGWYNFYTGQHQAGGRQVVEAAPLERMPLFVPEGAILPFGPEIQYAAEKPADPLTLYVYTGRDGQFTLYEDEDVNYNYEKGAFATIPLRYDDKARTLTIGARQGAFPGMTTQRTFRVVAVSKAHPVPADLTQASGQTVSYSGQAVTVPVE, encoded by the coding sequence ATGGGTGAATATTATTTCCGTGCTTGTATCCTAGCTGGCGCTATTCTGCTGCCTGCCGTTACCACCCTGGCCCAACAAGCCCTGGTGCAGCGGCAGGCAGATGGCATTATAGTGCATCTGCCCCGCCGCCACGACAACGACCCACGCACGGTCCGCCTGCAGGTACTGTCCGACCAGATTATCCATGTGCAGGCAAGTCCGCAGGAAAGCATAGCCGCGCCACCCAGTTTGATGGTCGTGGAGCAGCCGCCTACTGCCGTGAAGTGGCAGTATAAGGAGAAAAAAGGCGTAGGCACCATCAGTACCGGCGCGCTACGGGCTACAGTTTCGCTCAGCACCGGCGAGGTCAGCTTCTTTGATGCTCAGGGCCAGTTGGTACTCCAGGAGCGGCCGGGCGGCGGCAAAACCTTCCGGCCCATCGTGGCCGACGGGCAGCCGCTCTACCAGCTGGAACAGGTCTTCGACTCGCCGGAAGGGGAGGGACTCTACGGCCTGGGCCAGCACCAGAACGGGGTGATGAACTACCGCGGCCAGCAGGTAGAGCTGGCCCAGAACAACACCGATGTAGCCGTGCCCTTCCTTGTATCGAGCCGCAACTATGGTCTGCTCTGGGACAACTACTCCATCACCAAAGTCGGGGACACGCGCGACTACCAGCCGCTTTCCTCGCTCAAGCTGTATGCCAAGGACGGCACCCAGGGCTGGCTTACAGCTACCTACGTGCGTAAGGACAAGCCCACCGAAGTACTGATACAGCGGCCCGAGTCGGTGCTGAGTTACGAATACTTGGAAGACCAGAAAAACTTCCCGGCCGGCCTCAAGCTGGGTAACACGCTGGTCAGTTGGGAAGGCTCAATTGAGTCGGGCACGGCCGGCCTGCACCATTTCCTGCTCAAGAATGCCGGCTACGTGAAATTATATGTCGACGGCAAGCTGCAGGTGGACAAGTGGCGGCAGGCCTGGAATCCGGGCACTTCCGTCGTGGCCCTCAACCTGGAAGCCGGCCGGAAATACCCCATTAAACTTGAGTGGAACCCCGACGGCGATGAATCTTACCTGGGCCTGAAGTGGCTGAGTCCTTTGGTCGGCCAAAGTCAGCACGAGTTTGGGTTGGCTTCCGAAGCCGGGCAAAGCCTGGATTACTACTTCGTGCACGGCCAGAACCTAGACGAAGTTATCAGTGGCTACCGGCAGCTGACGGGCAAGGCCCCGATGGTGCCGCGCTGGGCTATGGGCCTGTGGCAAAGCCGGGAACGGTACAAAACCCAGCAGGAAATGCTGGACGTGGCCGCCGAGTTTCGCCGCCGCCGCATCCCCATCGACAATATCGTGCTCGACTGGTCGTACTGGAAACCGGCTGAGTGGGGCAGCCAGGAGTTTGACCCCAGTCGCTTTCCCAACCCCGACGGCCTGATTAAAACCCTGCACGACGAGCACAACCTGCACTTCATGATTTCGGTGTGGGCCAAGTTTTACGAGGGCATCCCGGCCTACCGCGACTTTCAAAGCAAGGGCTACCTCTACCCGCGCAACATTGCCAACCGCACCAAGGACTGGATTGCGCCCGGCTACACCTCCACGTTTTACGACGCCTTCAACCCCCGGGCCCGCCAAGCCTTCTGGGAGCTAATGAACACCAAGCTCTTCACCAAGGGAATCGACGCCTGGTGGATGGACGCCTCCGAGCCCGACATCTACTCTAACACCTCGGTGCCCACGCGCAAGGAACTGATGACCCCCACCTTCCTGGGCTCGGCCACGCAGTATTTTAACGGCTTTCCGCTTCAGAACGCCAAGGGAATCTACGAGGGCCAGCGGCAGACGGCGCCCAACCAGCGGGTGTTCCTACTCACCCGCTCAGGCTACGCCGGCTCCCAGCGCTACGCGGCGGCCATCTGGAGCGGCGACATTGGCTCCCGCTGGGAAGATTTCCGCAACCAGATTCCAGCCGGCCTGAATTTGTCCCTCTCGGGCATTCCGTACTGGACCACCGACATCGGGGGCTTTGCCGTGGAGCGGCGCTACGAAAAGCCCAACGCTGCCGACCTGGAAGAGTGGCGGGAGCTGCAGGCGCGCTGGTTTCAGTTTGGGGCCTTCTGCCCATTGTTTCGGGTGCACGGGCAGTACCCGTTTCGCGAAATGTTCAACGTTGCGCCGGAAACCCATCCGGCCTACCAAAGCATGCTCTACTACGACCAGCTGCGCTACCGTCTGATGCCGTATTTCTACTCCCTGGCCGGCCGGGTGCACCACGAAAACTACACCCTGATGCGGGGTCTGCAGATGGATTTTGCCGCCGACCCCAACGTGCGTAGCATCGGCAGCCAATATATGTGCGGGCCTAGCCTGCTGGTCAGCCCCATCACCGACTACCAGGCCCGGGAAAAGTCGCTGTATTTGCCGGCTGGCACGGGCTGGTATAACTTCTACACCGGTCAGCACCAGGCCGGCGGCCGGCAAGTAGTGGAGGCGGCTCCGCTGGAAAGAATGCCGCTCTTCGTGCCCGAAGGCGCCATTCTGCCCTTCGGCCCCGAAATTCAGTACGCCGCCGAGAAGCCCGCCGACCCGCTGACGCTCTACGTCTACACCGGCCGCGACGGCCAGTTTACGCTCTACGAAGACGAGGACGTGAACTACAATTACGAAAAGGGCGCCTTTGCCACTATTCCGCTGCGCTACGACGATAAGGCCCGGACCCTGACCATCGGGGCCCGGCAGGGTGCGTTTCCGGGCATGACGACCCAGCGCACGTTTCGGGTGGTAGCCGTCAGCAAAGCCCACCCCGTACCCGCCGACCTTACCCAAGCCTCGGGCCAAACCGTCAGCTACTCCGGACAGGCCGTGACCGTGCCGGTAGAATAA